In Gimesia benthica, a single window of DNA contains:
- the rpsH gene encoding 30S ribosomal protein S8 codes for MMTDPIADMLTRIRNALQIERPFVDIPASKIKTAIAGALQREGYIWDYEVIEDTPQNVLRVNLKYGPNGERVIQRIVRESKPGRRHYQDLRSMPEVLQGLGVSILSTSKGVLSNREAKKEGVGGELLCTIW; via the coding sequence ATGATGACAGACCCCATTGCAGACATGCTGACACGAATTCGTAATGCACTGCAGATTGAACGGCCGTTTGTAGATATTCCTGCTTCCAAAATCAAGACCGCCATCGCTGGCGCCTTGCAGCGGGAAGGTTACATCTGGGACTATGAAGTCATTGAAGACACTCCACAGAACGTGCTGCGTGTCAATTTGAAATATGGTCCCAACGGGGAACGCGTCATTCAGCGAATCGTCCGTGAAAGTAAACCCGGACGTCGCCACTACCAGGACCTGCGGTCCATGCCGGAAGTCCTGCAGGGTCTGGGTGTCAGCATCCTGTCTACCAGCAAGGGCGTGCTGAGCAATCGTGAAGCGAAAAAAGAAGGTGTGGGCGGCGAGCTGCTGTGCACCATCTGGTAA
- the rplP gene encoding 50S ribosomal protein L16, translating into MALMPKRVKHRKSQRGRIKGNATRGNTVAFGEWGLQSLDPGHITAQTIEACRIAATQYVRGEGKLYIRIFPQKSVTSRPLETRMGKGKGEPDHWVAVVKPGTVLFELAGVSHEAAKRCFARVAHKLPVNVRLVERRPSV; encoded by the coding sequence ATGGCGTTAATGCCAAAGCGGGTCAAGCACCGCAAAAGCCAAAGAGGACGCATAAAAGGTAATGCGACACGTGGTAACACTGTTGCCTTTGGTGAATGGGGCTTACAATCTCTGGACCCGGGGCATATCACAGCTCAAACCATCGAAGCGTGCCGAATTGCAGCCACACAATATGTTCGAGGTGAAGGTAAGCTCTATATCCGGATCTTCCCGCAGAAGTCGGTAACATCCCGTCCTCTGGAAACCCGTATGGGTAAGGGTAAAGGGGAACCGGATCACTGGGTTGCCGTCGTCAAGCCAGGTACGGTTCTGTTCGAACTGGCAGGTGTCTCGCACGAGGCAGCAAAACGCTGTTTCGCTCGTGTGGCACACAAGTTACCAGTTAACGTCCGGCTGGTAGAACGTCGTCCGTCCGTCTAG
- the rplW gene encoding 50S ribosomal protein L23, with the protein MSDGSKKGVQLEPYQVVIRPLVTEKGTHQSESYNTYTFVVDKSATKTDIKKAVSDLWNVRVVSVRTQNRGGKPRRHRYKVGYTKSWKKAIVELHEDDRISFF; encoded by the coding sequence ATGTCAGATGGTTCAAAAAAAGGCGTTCAGCTGGAACCGTATCAGGTCGTCATCCGGCCGTTGGTGACAGAAAAAGGGACTCATCAGTCTGAGTCTTACAATACATACACGTTTGTCGTTGATAAGTCGGCGACAAAAACGGATATCAAAAAAGCGGTATCTGATTTATGGAATGTGCGTGTGGTTTCCGTGCGAACCCAGAACCGGGGCGGAAAGCCGCGTCGCCATCGATATAAAGTTGGTTATACAAAATCCTGGAAGAAGGCAATTGTCGAACTGCACGAGGATGATCGTATTTCATTCTTCTAA
- the rpsS gene encoding 30S ribosomal protein S19, with product MGRSLKKGPYVDVKLLKKIEKLNESGKKTPIKTWARASTIAPEFVGHTFLVHNGRAHLNVYVTEEMVGHKLGEFSLTRNFRGHTVKKK from the coding sequence ATGGGTCGCTCTCTGAAAAAAGGGCCTTATGTTGACGTTAAACTTCTGAAGAAGATTGAGAAGTTGAACGAATCGGGAAAAAAGACGCCGATCAAGACATGGGCTCGGGCTTCAACTATTGCTCCGGAATTTGTAGGTCACACTTTCCTGGTGCATAACGGGCGCGCTCACTTAAACGTGTATGTCACCGAAGAAATGGTGGGTCACAAGCTGGGAGAATTCTCCCTGACCCGCAACTTCCGCGGCCATACCGTTAAGAAGAAATAA
- the rpsC gene encoding 30S ribosomal protein S3: protein MGQKVRPTGFRVGVVEDWRSRWYASKKDFGALLVEDQKVRKFIQTKYKFAGIPKVEIERTRDQVVVHLFTARPGIIIGRKGQEVDRLKAELEDLTGRRMELKIIEVDNALQSAALVAEDIAQQLSKRGSFRRTIKRALDQVMETGVHGIKIELSGRLGGAEMSRREKASRGSIPLSTLQRHVDYGFREAHTTFGVIGVKVWIDLGDYSDEENRDGVNAKAGQAPQKPKRTHKR from the coding sequence ATGGGGCAAAAAGTTCGACCAACCGGATTTCGAGTCGGAGTCGTTGAAGACTGGAGAAGTCGTTGGTATGCCTCCAAGAAAGATTTTGGGGCATTGCTGGTTGAAGATCAGAAGGTACGTAAATTTATTCAAACCAAATATAAGTTTGCCGGCATCCCGAAAGTGGAGATCGAAAGAACTCGCGATCAGGTAGTGGTGCACTTATTTACGGCCCGTCCCGGGATCATCATTGGTCGTAAGGGACAGGAAGTAGACCGGTTGAAAGCCGAACTGGAAGATCTCACCGGTCGTCGGATGGAATTGAAGATTATTGAAGTCGACAATGCACTGCAGAGTGCAGCGTTGGTAGCGGAAGATATCGCACAGCAGCTTTCCAAGCGTGGTAGCTTCCGAAGAACTATTAAGCGTGCCCTGGACCAGGTAATGGAAACGGGCGTTCATGGAATTAAGATCGAGCTTTCCGGTCGTCTGGGTGGAGCGGAGATGTCACGGCGCGAAAAAGCCAGCCGTGGTTCAATCCCCCTGTCGACTCTGCAGCGTCACGTTGACTACGGATTCCGCGAGGCACACACCACCTTCGGAGTCATCGGAGTGAAAGTTTGGATTGACCTTGGTGATTATTCAGATGAGGAGAATCGCGATGGCGTTAATGCCAAAGCGGGTCAAGCACCGCAAAAGCCAAAGAGGACGCATAAAAGGTAA
- the rplN gene encoding 50S ribosomal protein L14 produces MIQMQTDLDVCDNSGAKVARCIKVLGGTGRRTAEVGDVIVVSIQKTLAGSNIKKGQVLRGVIVRTKYPCRRDDGSYVKFDRNAIVLIDGDGNPRGTRIFGAVARELRERRYLKIISLANEVV; encoded by the coding sequence ATGATTCAGATGCAAACCGATCTGGATGTATGTGATAACTCCGGAGCCAAAGTCGCGCGGTGCATTAAAGTGCTGGGTGGTACAGGCCGTCGGACTGCTGAAGTCGGCGATGTGATTGTCGTAAGTATCCAGAAGACACTGGCTGGCAGTAACATTAAAAAAGGCCAGGTACTGCGGGGCGTAATAGTACGCACCAAGTATCCCTGCCGCCGCGATGATGGCAGCTATGTGAAGTTCGATCGGAATGCCATCGTGCTGATCGACGGTGATGGGAACCCTCGTGGGACCCGTATCTTCGGCGCTGTAGCACGTGAACTCCGCGAACGCCGTTATCTGAAAATTATTAGCCTGGCAAACGAGGTGGTCTGA
- the rplB gene encoding 50S ribosomal protein L2 — translation MGIRFYKPTTPGRRGASVSDFAAITDRKKAPEKSLLVRYKKKGGRNNQGVITARHRGGGHKRMYRLIDFRRNKDGVPAKVNGIEYDPNRSARIALLHYVDGEKRYILAPEGLTAGDTVVSGEKVEPNVGNCMPLANIPLGSMVHNVEMQPGRGGQLCRSAGTGAVLNAREDNWAQITLPSGEVRRVPSSCRATIGEIGNSEHTKVVLGKAGRKRWMGRRPHVRGTCMNPVAHPMGGGEGRNSGGRHPCSPTGKLAKGGKTRKKKKASSKAIIRRRKSRRYGQLKL, via the coding sequence ATGGGAATCCGATTCTACAAGCCAACGACACCAGGTCGGCGTGGTGCATCGGTGAGCGATTTCGCAGCGATCACAGATCGTAAGAAGGCTCCTGAGAAATCCCTGCTCGTACGATACAAGAAAAAAGGTGGACGAAACAACCAGGGTGTGATCACCGCACGGCATCGTGGCGGCGGACACAAGCGGATGTATCGTCTGATCGACTTCCGTCGGAATAAAGATGGTGTTCCAGCCAAGGTTAACGGGATTGAATACGATCCCAACCGTTCGGCCCGGATCGCGCTGCTGCACTATGTTGATGGTGAAAAGCGTTACATCCTGGCACCTGAAGGTTTGACTGCTGGTGATACCGTAGTAAGTGGCGAAAAGGTTGAGCCGAATGTCGGCAACTGTATGCCTCTGGCAAACATTCCGCTGGGCTCGATGGTACACAATGTTGAAATGCAGCCAGGTCGTGGCGGACAGCTGTGCCGGAGTGCCGGTACAGGTGCTGTTCTGAACGCTCGCGAAGATAACTGGGCTCAGATCACTCTGCCTTCCGGCGAAGTGCGTCGTGTTCCCAGTTCCTGTCGGGCAACGATCGGTGAAATTGGTAACTCTGAGCATACAAAAGTTGTACTGGGTAAAGCTGGTCGTAAACGCTGGATGGGGCGTCGTCCTCACGTGCGTGGTACCTGTATGAACCCTGTTGCACACCCGATGGGTGGTGGTGAAGGTCGTAATTCCGGGGGTCGTCATCCCTGTAGTCCGACTGGTAAGCTTGCGAAAGGTGGAAAGACCCGCAAGAAGAAAAAAGCTTCATCAAAGGCTATCATTCGGCGGCGTAAGTCTCGTCGTTATGGCCAGCTGAAACTCTGA
- the rpsL gene encoding 30S ribosomal protein S12, which translates to MPTINQLIRKPRKKQISKSKTPLLEGCPQKRGVCLQVKTVTPKKPNSALRKVARVRLSNGKELTAYIPGEGHNLQEHSIVLVRGGRVRDLPGVRYKVIRGVLDTLGVNDRRQARSRYGTKRPK; encoded by the coding sequence ATGCCAACAATTAATCAATTGATTCGTAAGCCAAGAAAGAAGCAGATCTCTAAGAGTAAGACTCCACTGCTGGAAGGTTGCCCTCAGAAGCGTGGGGTTTGTCTGCAGGTCAAGACTGTGACCCCGAAGAAGCCGAACTCCGCTCTGCGTAAAGTTGCCCGTGTTCGTCTTTCGAACGGCAAGGAACTGACGGCTTACATTCCCGGTGAAGGTCATAACCTGCAGGAGCACTCGATCGTGCTGGTGCGTGGTGGTCGTGTTCGCGACCTTCCTGGTGTACGTTACAAAGTGATTCGTGGCGTTCTGGATACCCTGGGCGTCAATGATCGTCGTCAGGCACGTAGCCGTTACGGAACCAAGCGTCCCAAATAG
- the rplD gene encoding 50S ribosomal protein L4, with the protein MISVAIQDKAGKEVGKYEFESTELASGINRQLLHDVVVMYQANKRIGSAKSKSRGMVAGSTRKLYRQKGTGRARAGAVRTPVRRGGGHTFAKSPKDWSYRLPKKAVKLATRMAILSKFEDEQVTLLDELALEVPKTKEVAGVLKALGLTGTSCLLTVEGHDPVVWKSARNIAGVQVSPASDLNAYDVLHKRQMVLTKSALDALLGRNEG; encoded by the coding sequence ATGATTTCAGTTGCAATTCAAGATAAAGCTGGCAAAGAAGTGGGCAAGTATGAGTTCGAGTCCACCGAACTGGCCAGTGGTATCAACCGCCAGTTGCTCCACGATGTGGTTGTGATGTACCAGGCGAATAAGCGGATTGGTTCTGCAAAGTCCAAAAGCCGCGGTATGGTGGCTGGTAGTACCAGAAAACTGTATCGTCAGAAGGGTACTGGTCGGGCTCGTGCTGGTGCGGTCCGGACTCCTGTTCGTCGGGGCGGTGGTCACACTTTTGCCAAGTCTCCGAAAGACTGGAGCTACCGTCTTCCCAAGAAGGCTGTCAAGCTCGCAACCCGGATGGCGATTCTAAGTAAGTTTGAAGATGAGCAGGTAACACTGCTGGATGAGCTGGCTCTTGAAGTGCCAAAAACAAAAGAAGTCGCCGGCGTGCTGAAGGCACTCGGTCTGACCGGCACCAGTTGTCTGTTGACGGTTGAAGGTCACGATCCTGTTGTCTGGAAGTCTGCCCGCAATATTGCCGGGGTTCAGGTTTCTCCCGCCAGTGATCTGAATGCATACGATGTTCTGCATAAGCGGCAGATGGTGCTGACCAAGTCAGCCCTGGATGCATTGCTCGGTCGGAATGAAGGTTAA
- the rplE gene encoding 50S ribosomal protein L5, translating into MAIPTLLKQYREEIVPVLKEKLGRTNVHSLPQIEKVVISMGIGAANQDRKRLTEAADHLTILAGQKSQITRARKSVAGFKLREGQEIGCRVTLRGTRMYEFLERLISLALPRVRDFRGVNPKAFDGAGNYSLGLNEQVVFLEIDPDSVHHAQGMNITIVTTAKDNDEGRLLLTELGMPFRK; encoded by the coding sequence ATGGCAATACCAACATTATTAAAACAATATCGTGAAGAGATTGTTCCCGTCCTGAAGGAAAAACTGGGACGCACCAACGTGCACTCACTGCCTCAGATTGAAAAGGTCGTGATCAGCATGGGGATTGGTGCTGCCAACCAGGACCGGAAGCGTCTGACTGAAGCAGCTGACCATCTGACAATTCTGGCAGGCCAGAAATCGCAGATCACCCGGGCCCGTAAGTCTGTGGCTGGTTTCAAACTGCGTGAAGGTCAGGAAATCGGCTGTCGCGTGACCCTGCGTGGCACCCGGATGTACGAATTTCTGGAACGTCTGATCTCCCTGGCTCTGCCGCGTGTACGCGACTTCCGGGGTGTGAATCCCAAAGCGTTTGACGGTGCAGGCAATTACAGCCTGGGCCTCAACGAACAGGTCGTGTTCCTGGAAATCGATCCCGATTCCGTGCATCATGCCCAGGGGATGAATATTACTATCGTGACAACTGCCAAGGATAACGACGAAGGCCGGCTGTTGCTGACCGAGCTCGGTATGCCTTTCCGCAAGTAA
- the rpsJ gene encoding 30S ribosomal protein S10 gives MAVASQERIRIRMEAYDHSVLDQSAADIVDTAKRTGAIVHGPIPLPTRVERYTVLKGPHIDKKSREQFEIRTHKRLVDILSPTGKTIDALNKLSLPAGVDIKIKASAGGN, from the coding sequence GTGGCCGTTGCGAGTCAAGAGCGAATTAGAATTCGCATGGAAGCTTATGATCACTCCGTGTTGGATCAGTCGGCAGCAGATATTGTTGATACGGCGAAGCGAACCGGTGCGATTGTGCATGGCCCCATTCCTCTGCCGACGCGGGTTGAGCGATATACGGTCCTGAAAGGACCTCACATCGACAAGAAATCTCGTGAGCAGTTTGAAATTCGGACTCATAAGCGTTTGGTTGATATTTTGTCTCCAACCGGTAAGACGATTGATGCTTTGAATAAATTGTCTCTGCCTGCTGGGGTTGATATTAAAATTAAGGCGTCCGCTGGCGGAAACTAG
- the rplC gene encoding 50S ribosomal protein L3: protein MPVGLLGKKVGMTQVYDDGVLVPVTVIQAGPCHVLQVRTLDTDGYEAVQVGFEDKPRRLSARSERGHVAALDSKRQKKRTEAGVAVADKAGCEPKRFIKEFRVDGEDHGCEVGNELTVSLFNEVSHIDVIGTSKGRGFAGVMKRHNFSGQRATHGVKRVHRHGGSIGMSADPSRVLKGTRMGGRYGGKQITVRHLKVVRVDEENGVLLVRGAVPGPNGGDLVIRHTNKY, encoded by the coding sequence ATGCCTGTCGGTCTGCTGGGTAAAAAGGTCGGAATGACCCAAGTTTACGACGATGGAGTCCTGGTTCCTGTTACGGTGATTCAGGCTGGCCCCTGCCATGTGTTGCAGGTGCGCACGTTAGACACCGATGGCTACGAAGCGGTTCAGGTCGGTTTTGAAGATAAGCCTCGTCGTCTCTCTGCTCGCAGTGAGCGTGGTCATGTTGCCGCCCTGGACAGTAAGCGTCAGAAGAAACGTACAGAAGCGGGTGTGGCCGTTGCCGACAAGGCGGGTTGTGAGCCCAAGCGTTTTATTAAAGAGTTTCGCGTTGATGGTGAAGATCATGGCTGCGAAGTGGGTAACGAGCTTACCGTTTCGCTGTTCAATGAAGTAAGTCACATTGACGTGATTGGAACCAGCAAGGGTCGTGGTTTTGCCGGGGTTATGAAGCGTCATAACTTCTCCGGACAGCGTGCGACACACGGTGTGAAACGTGTGCACCGCCATGGTGGTTCGATTGGTATGAGTGCAGATCCTTCTCGTGTTCTTAAGGGGACACGGATGGGTGGTCGGTATGGTGGTAAGCAGATTACTGTCAGACACTTGAAAGTTGTCCGCGTTGACGAAGAGAATGGTGTGCTTCTGGTGAGAGGTGCAGTCCCCGGTCCTAACGGTGGTGATCTCGTCATTCGTCATACTAACAAATATTGA
- the rpsG gene encoding 30S ribosomal protein S7 — MSKKFTASATQLKPDPRFNSLLASKFVNCLMHDGKKSIAQNVFYSALDRIKERIPDVEPIEVFTQAVENVKPSVEVRSKRVGGATYQVPTPVNPKRQQTLAIRWILAAIRGKKGRPMEVRLADEILSAHKKEGTAITTRENIHRMAEANKAFAHFAFSR, encoded by the coding sequence ATGAGCAAGAAGTTTACAGCCAGTGCGACTCAGCTGAAGCCAGATCCGCGGTTCAATTCACTGCTGGCTTCCAAGTTTGTTAACTGTCTGATGCATGATGGCAAAAAGAGCATTGCTCAAAACGTGTTCTACTCAGCTCTGGATCGCATCAAAGAGCGTATTCCCGATGTTGAGCCGATCGAAGTTTTCACACAGGCTGTCGAAAATGTTAAGCCCAGTGTTGAAGTTCGTTCGAAGCGTGTTGGTGGTGCTACTTACCAGGTGCCGACCCCTGTGAATCCCAAGCGTCAGCAGACTCTGGCGATTCGCTGGATTCTGGCTGCGATTCGCGGCAAGAAAGGTCGTCCGATGGAAGTTCGTCTGGCTGACGAAATTCTGTCTGCACACAAAAAAGAAGGTACTGCCATCACTACCCGTGAGAATATTCATCGTATGGCTGAAGCGAACAAGGCATTTGCTCACTTCGCCTTCTCGCGCTAA
- the rplX gene encoding 50S ribosomal protein L24, which produces MKIRRGDSVIVVTGADAGDTPRRVLSVVDGGKKLTVENVNRALKHVKRGHPKSPQGGRLEIEMPIDASNVKFYCEACSKGTRIGYRYTADGSKERFCKSCDASLGTISPANAKYQKQ; this is translated from the coding sequence ATGAAGATACGACGTGGCGATTCAGTGATTGTGGTCACCGGAGCCGATGCAGGCGATACTCCCCGGCGTGTATTGTCGGTCGTCGATGGCGGTAAAAAGCTGACAGTAGAAAATGTAAACCGTGCCCTGAAGCACGTGAAACGCGGACATCCCAAGAGCCCTCAGGGGGGACGTCTGGAAATTGAGATGCCGATCGATGCTTCCAACGTCAAGTTTTACTGCGAAGCCTGCAGTAAAGGGACCCGCATCGGATATCGTTACACCGCTGATGGCAGCAAAGAACGGTTCTGCAAATCGTGCGATGCCTCACTGGGAACGATCAGTCCAGCGAATGCAAAATACCAGAAACAGTAA
- the fusA gene encoding elongation factor G has protein sequence MSTSIDQIRNIGIIAHIDAGKTTTTERILYYAKFLHRPGGVDEGTTATDFDEEEAKRGITIYSAAITCKWNGHTINIIDTPGHVDFTAEVERSLRVLDGAVVVFSAMEGVEAQSETVWRQADKYNVPRICFINKMDRIGASFERTFEEIQKRLRGNPVALQIPIGEGTTSTGDSFSGVIDLIKMQALFYDQESMGDQFEVQEIPEAYLEKAQEWRAKLLESVAELDEAVLEQYYETEDIAEDVIVRLLREATLKGDLQPTFCGSSLNYIGVQPVLDGVTSFLPSPLDRPPVEGINPQPKKRGGEAGGHETRGPSVDEPMCGLVFKIQADKHGDLCFMRVYSGQLKSGSRLLNPRTGKKELVSQLWRVQAGAREKVETDSIDAGDIIGVIGPKEAVTGDTLCEIQHPILLETISFPETVISMAVEPESSADRKKLEDTLQKLSRQDPTFKAVANEETGQTIVSGMGELHLEVLRNRMQKEFNLSVRVHKPRVSYRETVTAAVEKEVEFNRPSANGNMYFKVKLRLEPFKGDKPISIKSQLKPNELNPELEKELMETLRLGVDGGGQVGFPLMNVQFVVLDAQSREGETSDVAVEAATSEALHGCIMDAKIQLLEPIMKMEVVTPDEFRGNIQADLSSRNANVLNSEWRGDLCVMEVEAPLSQLFGYSTQIRSLSQGRASFSMEPLKYAAAPQSVLKEMIG, from the coding sequence ATGTCAACTTCAATAGATCAGATCAGAAACATCGGGATTATCGCTCATATTGACGCCGGTAAGACGACGACTACCGAGCGGATTCTCTACTACGCCAAGTTCCTGCACCGCCCGGGCGGGGTGGATGAAGGTACGACTGCAACCGACTTCGACGAGGAGGAAGCGAAGCGGGGAATCACGATTTATTCTGCGGCGATTACCTGTAAGTGGAACGGGCACACGATCAATATTATCGACACTCCCGGGCACGTCGACTTCACGGCTGAAGTCGAGCGCAGTCTGCGCGTACTCGATGGTGCGGTCGTGGTCTTCAGTGCGATGGAAGGGGTTGAGGCGCAGAGTGAAACGGTCTGGCGGCAGGCGGATAAATACAATGTGCCCCGTATCTGTTTCATTAACAAGATGGACCGTATCGGCGCCAGCTTCGAGCGGACGTTTGAAGAGATTCAAAAACGCTTGCGGGGCAATCCCGTGGCGTTGCAGATTCCCATTGGTGAAGGCACAACATCAACCGGTGATTCCTTCAGTGGCGTGATTGATCTGATTAAAATGCAGGCCCTGTTTTATGACCAGGAGTCGATGGGGGATCAGTTCGAAGTGCAGGAGATTCCGGAAGCCTATCTGGAAAAGGCACAGGAATGGCGTGCCAAATTACTGGAGTCGGTAGCTGAGCTGGATGAAGCGGTTCTGGAGCAGTATTACGAGACTGAAGACATTGCAGAGGATGTCATTGTCAGGTTGCTCCGTGAGGCGACTCTCAAGGGTGATCTGCAGCCGACTTTCTGTGGTTCCTCTCTGAATTATATCGGTGTCCAGCCTGTGTTGGATGGTGTGACGAGCTTTCTGCCCAGTCCGCTGGATCGGCCGCCGGTTGAGGGGATTAATCCGCAGCCCAAAAAGCGGGGCGGCGAGGCGGGTGGTCACGAAACGCGCGGTCCAAGTGTGGATGAGCCGATGTGTGGGCTGGTCTTTAAGATTCAGGCGGACAAGCATGGCGATTTGTGTTTCATGCGGGTTTACTCGGGGCAGTTGAAGAGTGGCAGTCGTCTGTTGAATCCGCGGACCGGTAAGAAAGAGCTGGTCAGTCAGTTGTGGCGTGTGCAGGCCGGGGCGCGTGAGAAGGTTGAGACGGACAGTATTGATGCCGGCGATATCATCGGAGTGATCGGACCGAAAGAGGCTGTGACTGGTGATACGTTGTGTGAAATTCAGCATCCGATTTTGCTGGAAACCATTTCGTTTCCAGAGACAGTGATCTCAATGGCGGTCGAGCCGGAATCGAGTGCGGACCGGAAGAAGCTTGAGGATACACTGCAGAAGTTGTCTCGTCAGGATCCCACGTTCAAGGCTGTGGCTAACGAGGAAACGGGGCAGACTATTGTTTCCGGGATGGGCGAATTGCACCTGGAAGTGTTGCGGAACCGGATGCAGAAAGAGTTCAACTTGAGTGTGCGGGTGCATAAGCCGCGCGTGAGTTATCGAGAAACTGTTACCGCCGCTGTCGAGAAAGAGGTTGAGTTCAATCGTCCTTCAGCCAACGGGAATATGTATTTCAAAGTCAAGCTGCGGCTGGAGCCCTTCAAGGGGGATAAGCCGATTTCCATCAAGAGTCAGCTGAAGCCGAATGAGTTGAACCCGGAGTTAGAAAAAGAGTTGATGGAAACTCTGCGGTTAGGTGTCGACGGGGGAGGCCAGGTTGGGTTTCCTTTGATGAATGTGCAGTTTGTGGTATTGGATGCACAGTCGCGAGAAGGTGAGACCAGCGATGTGGCGGTCGAGGCGGCAACGTCCGAAGCGTTGCATGGTTGCATTATGGATGCGAAGATTCAGTTGCTAGAGCCAATCATGAAAATGGAAGTGGTGACACCTGATGAATTTCGTGGAAACATCCAGGCAGATCTCAGTTCGCGGAATGCTAACGTGCTCAACAGCGAATGGCGCGGAGATTTGTGTGTGATGGAGGTCGAGGCGCCTTTGTCGCAATTGTTTGGCTATTCTACCCAGATTCGCAGTCTCTCGCAGGGGCGGGCATCGTTTTCGATGGAGCCTTTGAAGTATGCGGCGGCTCCGCAAAGCGTTTTAAAAGAGATGATTGGATAA
- the rpmC gene encoding 50S ribosomal protein L29 codes for MTKASELREMNDEQLSFALQETQKELFQLRFQAATERLDAPSNIKRLRREIARIQTIRRERELSQQNNA; via the coding sequence ATGACCAAAGCAAGTGAATTACGCGAGATGAATGATGAGCAATTGTCATTTGCTCTGCAGGAAACACAGAAAGAGCTGTTTCAGTTGCGCTTCCAGGCGGCAACGGAGCGGCTCGATGCACCGAGTAACATTAAGCGGCTCAGACGGGAAATTGCCCGGATTCAGACAATCCGTCGTGAACGCGAATTAAGTCAGCAGAATAATGCTTAA
- the rpsQ gene encoding 30S ribosomal protein S17 has protein sequence MRKKLTGLVASAKMDKTLRVEIQRRYRHPLYGKTVRGRTVCHVHDEQNEAQEGDTVEIIESRPRSKTKRWDLIRVVEKKQD, from the coding sequence ATGCGAAAAAAACTGACAGGCTTAGTGGCCAGTGCCAAAATGGACAAAACGTTGCGGGTTGAAATTCAGCGACGATACCGTCATCCGTTGTACGGGAAAACCGTTCGCGGTCGGACAGTCTGCCACGTGCACGATGAACAGAATGAAGCACAGGAAGGGGATACGGTAGAAATTATCGAAAGCCGTCCCCGTTCCAAGACAAAGCGTTGGGATTTAATCCGAGTTGTAGAGAAGAAACAGGACTGA
- the rplV gene encoding 50S ribosomal protein L22, protein MGQVRAMHRFARISATKVRPFADMVRGMTASEGLDSLKYIPNRGARFLEKVIKSAMANAEDKGARNVEGLKITEARVDGGPMFKRIQPRARGMAYTIRRRMSHIHVSIDAPELP, encoded by the coding sequence ATGGGGCAAGTTCGAGCAATGCATCGATTTGCACGAATCTCAGCAACTAAGGTGCGTCCTTTTGCAGACATGGTTCGGGGAATGACTGCTTCGGAAGGTCTGGATTCTTTGAAATACATTCCGAACCGGGGTGCCCGTTTCCTGGAAAAGGTTATCAAGAGTGCGATGGCCAATGCTGAAGACAAAGGTGCCCGCAATGTGGAAGGCCTGAAGATCACCGAAGCACGCGTTGATGGCGGTCCGATGTTTAAACGGATTCAGCCCCGTGCCCGCGGTATGGCTTACACGATTCGTCGCCGGATGTCTCACATTCATGTTTCGATTGATGCTCCCGAATTGCCTTAG